In one Grus americana isolate bGruAme1 chromosome 1, bGruAme1.mat, whole genome shotgun sequence genomic region, the following are encoded:
- the SLC5A7 gene encoding high affinity choline transporter 1, which translates to MAFHLEGLVAIVVFYLAILAVGIWAAWKTKNTGSEGDRSEAIIVGGRDIGLLVGGFTMTATWVGGGYINGTAEAVYVPGYGLAWAQAPIGYALSLVLGGLFFAKPMRSKGYVTMLDPFQQLYGKRMGGLLFIPALMGEMFWAAAIFSALGATISVIIDINVNISVIISALIATMYTLVGGLYSVAYTDVVQLFCIFLGLWISVPFAMSHPAVTDIGLTAVHHVHQAPWLGSINSLDIYTWLDNFLLLTLGGIPWQAYFQRVLSSSSATYAQVLSFLAAFGCLVMALPAVLIGAIGASTAWNETEYGVPDPMSKKEADMILPIVLQYLCPVYISFFGLGAVSAAVMSSADSSILSASSMFARNIYQLSFRQNASDREIVWVMRITVFLFGASATAMALLASSVYGLWYLSSDLVYIIIFPQLLCVLFIKGTNTYGAIAGYLFGLVLRITGGEPYLYLQPLIYYPGCYPDENNIYIQRFPFKTLAMLTSFFTNIIVSYLAKYLFESGTLPPKLDFLDAVVARYSREHMDKATLVKSDNIVLNELAPVNPRHSLTLSSTFTNKEAFNYVDSSPELSNTEDDN; encoded by the exons ATGGCTTTCCATTtggaggggctggtggccataGTTGTATTCTACCTGGCTATCCTGGCAGTTGGGATATGGGCTGCTTGGAAAACCAAGAACACCGGCAGCGAAGGAGATCGCAGCGAAGCTATTATAGTCGGTGGAAGAGACATTGGCTTGCTAGTTGGTGGATTTACAATGACTG ccacATGGGTTGGAGGAGGTTACATCAACGGGACAGCAGAAGCTGTGTATGTCCCAGGCTATGGTCTAGCTTGGGCTCAGGCACCCATCGGATATGCCCTTAGTCTGGTTTTAG GTGgtcttttttttgcaaaaccCATGCGATCCAAAGGCTATGTGACAATGCTAGACCCTTTTCAGCAGCTTTATGGAAAAAGGATGGGAGGGCTACTGTTTATTCCAGCTTTAATGGGAGAAATGTTTTGGGCTGCTGCCATCTTCTCTGCCTTAG GTGCCACTATAAGTGTGATCATTGACATTAATGTCAATATTTCAGTCATCATTTCCGCCCTAATTGCAACTATGTACACGCTTGTGGGTGGGCTTTATTCTGTGGCCTACACCGATGTAGTTCAGCTCTTCTGCATCTTCCTGGGACTG TGGATCAGTGTACCCTTTGCGATGTCCCATCCTGCAGTGACAGACATTGGGCTCACAGCTGTGCACCACGTGCACCAAGCACCTTGGCTTGGATCTATCAACTCACTTGACATTTACACATGGCTGGACAATTTCCTTTTACTG ACATTAGGAGGAATCCCATGGCAAGCGTATTTCCAGCGAGTTCTTTCTTCGTCTTCTGCCACATATGCCCAAGTTCTGTCATTTCTGGCTGCTTTTGGCTGTCTTGTGATGGCTCTTCCTGCAGTACTCATCGGTGCAATTGGAGCATCCACAG CCTGGAACGAGACTGAGTATGGTGTCCCTGACCCCATGTCTAAAAAAGAAGCAGATATGATTTTACCGATCGTGCTCCAATACCTGTGCCCAGTCTATATCTCATTCTTTGGCCTCGGTGCTGTATCTGCAGCCGTGATGTCATCAGCTGACTCTTCAATTTTATCAGCAAGTTCTATGTTTGCTCGGAACATTTACCAGCTTTCTTTTCGGCAAAAT gcttcagACAGGGAAATCGTGTGGGTCATGAGAatcactgtttttctgtttggagCGTCAGCAACAGCAATGGCACTGCTAGCTTCGTCAGTGTATGGCCTGTGGTACCTCAGCTCTGACCTTGTTTATATCATCATATTCCCCCAGCTCCTGTGTGTGTTATTTATTAAAGGAACCAACACCTATGGTGCCATTGCAGGATACCTATTTGGCCTTGTTCTCAGAATAACCGGAGGAGAACCGTACCTCTACCTTCAGCCCTTGATCTACTATCCTGGCTGCTATCCAGATGAAAATAATATCTATATCCAGCGATTCCCATTTAAAACACTTGCTATGCTTACCTCCTTCTTTACTAACATTATAGTCTCCTACTTAGCCAAATACTTATTTGAGAGTGGGACTTTGCCACCAAAGCTGGACTTCCTTGATGCTGTTGTTGCCAGGTACAGTAGAGAACACATGGACAAAGCAACGCTTGTAAAAAGTGACAATATCGTATTAAATGAACTTGCACCTGTGAATCCACGACACAGCCTAACTTTGAGCTCAACTTTCACAAACAAGGAAGCCTTCAATTATGTTGATTCAAGTCCAGAGCTGTCCAACACTGAAgatgataattaa